In Melioribacteraceae bacterium 4301-Me, a genomic segment contains:
- a CDS encoding ABC transporter permease, which translates to MIIQIFESIKLALSSITTNKLRSILTLLGIAIGLFSIIIVMTAISAIQQNIEDVFNSIGTNNFIIRKYPALQFGPHDHNKYRNRKNLTVEIGQKLKEITTLPKAIGISMGNGGRVVKFNNEKTNPEIYVWGANVDEVLTYELTLKEGRTLSKADVDYNKPVCVIGYGIYEKFFQKIDPIGKQIKVDNYNFQIIGVYNKRGNVLGQSQDNYVVIPLGVFQKVYGERRTTEYTVMARNKDLLEATLEEVVGALRTLRKVPPGKENDFEIITNEQLIEQFNDLTKYFKLGAFVVAVIALIAAGVGIMNIMLVSVTERTKEIGIRKAIGATKLAIRWQFIVEAVVLSQVGGLIGILAGLIGGNFVALLLGVNVIVPVLWIIIGLLVTSFVGVLFGVYPAIKASNLDPIEALRYE; encoded by the coding sequence ATGATAATCCAGATTTTTGAAAGCATTAAGCTCGCTTTGTCTTCTATTACGACAAATAAATTAAGATCAATTTTAACCTTGTTAGGCATAGCAATTGGCCTTTTTTCTATAATTATTGTTATGACGGCAATTTCAGCAATTCAGCAAAATATTGAAGATGTTTTTAATTCAATTGGTACTAATAATTTTATAATACGTAAATATCCGGCACTTCAATTTGGTCCACACGACCACAATAAATATCGAAACAGAAAAAACCTAACGGTTGAAATAGGTCAAAAACTAAAAGAAATAACCACTCTTCCAAAGGCAATTGGTATATCGATGGGCAATGGTGGTAGAGTAGTTAAGTTTAATAATGAAAAAACTAATCCAGAAATTTATGTATGGGGTGCAAACGTTGATGAAGTATTAACCTATGAATTAACCTTAAAAGAAGGCCGCACTCTTAGTAAAGCGGATGTGGATTATAATAAACCAGTGTGTGTAATTGGTTATGGTATATATGAAAAGTTTTTTCAAAAGATTGACCCAATTGGCAAGCAAATAAAAGTGGATAATTACAATTTTCAAATCATTGGTGTATATAACAAAAGAGGAAATGTATTGGGTCAGTCACAAGATAATTATGTTGTAATACCTTTGGGTGTTTTTCAAAAAGTTTATGGTGAACGCAGAACCACAGAATATACTGTGATGGCCAGAAACAAAGATTTATTGGAAGCAACCTTAGAAGAAGTTGTAGGTGCACTTAGAACACTTAGAAAAGTCCCTCCGGGTAAAGAAAATGACTTTGAAATTATTACAAATGAACAGCTTATTGAACAATTTAACGATTTAACAAAGTATTTTAAACTTGGCGCCTTCGTTGTGGCAGTTATTGCGCTTATCGCCGCTGGCGTGGGAATTATGAACATCATGCTGGTAAGCGTTACAGAAAGAACAAAAGAAATTGGAATTAGAAAAGCTATCGGCGCTACTAAACTTGCTATCAGATGGCAATTTATAGTAGAAGCTGTTGTTTTAAGTCAAGTTGGAGGTTTAATTGGAATTTTAGCTGGATTGATTGGTGGTAATTTTGTTGCTCTGTTATTAGGGGTAAATGTAATTGTCCCAGTTTTGTGGATTATTATTGGGCTGTTAGTTACTTCGTTTGTCGGCGTTTTATTTGGAGTTTATCCGGCAATTAAGGCTTCTAACCTTGACCCGATTGAGGCACTTAGATACGAGTAA
- a CDS encoding ABC transporter permease: protein MKNYLFELKEGLLISLRAIRANKIRSVLTTLGIVIGVASVVLMSTAIKGIDNAFQKGVSSLGSDNLYIDKWEWFNNDIPWWQLRNRKNLTLDDYRKYAELAKLPLATAPTVWSVQSIKFKNTTVESIFITGTTSDYIKTTNLTFNEGRFFNDFESRGARNVAVLGATVAKNLFPRGHAIGQEIRIKGQKYKVLGVLAEQGSWVMGSFNPDNQVFIPIQNVFKYMQSQSFRSITINVRAPNSQMIEAVKDEAIGIMRKIRGLKYNEPNDFSINQQEGLLNNINQTVGVIQIAGLFITGLALFVGAIGIMNIMFVSVKERTKEIGIRKAIGAKKRAILTQFITESAVICLLGGLVGLLIAVLLSMIVNQFLPTSVQIDAVILAFFISLITGVLSGLAPAYTASNLDPVEALRYE from the coding sequence ATGAAAAATTACTTGTTTGAACTAAAAGAAGGCTTGTTGATATCTTTACGTGCTATCCGAGCAAATAAAATTAGATCTGTTCTCACAACTTTAGGAATTGTAATTGGAGTAGCTTCTGTTGTACTTATGTCGACTGCCATTAAAGGAATTGATAATGCTTTTCAAAAAGGAGTTTCATCACTTGGTTCTGATAATCTCTACATTGATAAGTGGGAATGGTTCAACAACGATATACCTTGGTGGCAATTAAGAAACAGAAAGAATTTAACATTAGATGACTATCGCAAATATGCTGAATTAGCAAAATTACCTCTTGCTACTGCCCCAACTGTCTGGAGTGTGCAGTCAATTAAGTTTAAGAATACAACAGTAGAATCGATATTTATTACAGGCACCACTTCTGATTACATAAAAACAACTAATCTAACATTTAACGAAGGTAGATTTTTTAACGATTTTGAAAGTAGAGGAGCTAGAAATGTAGCCGTACTTGGTGCAACTGTTGCTAAAAATTTATTTCCTCGTGGGCATGCAATAGGTCAAGAAATAAGAATAAAAGGGCAAAAGTATAAAGTTTTGGGAGTATTAGCTGAACAAGGTAGTTGGGTGATGGGAAGCTTTAATCCAGATAATCAAGTATTTATACCAATACAAAATGTCTTTAAGTATATGCAAAGCCAATCTTTTAGAAGTATTACAATTAATGTACGTGCGCCAAACAGCCAAATGATTGAAGCTGTTAAAGATGAGGCTATTGGAATAATGCGTAAAATAAGAGGATTAAAATATAATGAGCCAAACGACTTTTCTATTAATCAACAGGAAGGATTGTTAAACAATATAAATCAAACAGTGGGTGTAATACAAATAGCTGGACTTTTTATTACTGGGTTAGCTTTGTTTGTCGGTGCAATTGGTATAATGAACATTATGTTTGTCTCTGTTAAAGAGCGAACAAAGGAGATTGGTATCAGAAAAGCAATAGGAGCTAAAAAAAGAGCAATACTGACTCAATTTATAACTGAATCGGCTGTTATTTGTCTACTTGGCGGATTGGTTGGACTTTTAATTGCAGTGTTGCTTAGTATGATTGTAAATCAATTCCTTCCAACATCTGTTCAAATTGATGCGGTTATATTAGCCTTTTTTATTTCACTAATTACTGGCGTTTTGTCTGGGTTAGCACCTGCTTATACAGCATCTAACTTAGACCCAGTGGAAGCTTTGAGGTATGAATAA
- a CDS encoding ABC transporter permease, with the protein MQNFLIELKELLLIALRAIRVNKMRSVLTTLGIIIGIVAVTTMSTAIVGLREAFINSISSLGSDVLYVDKFPWFMSGNWYLLRNRKDITYDQYEKLRQIFTDYEAMAPNKRSFGVNVKYEGKSVTSTLVTGTTEEYSRTSNIVPEDGRFFTEFESKAGRKVCLIGKDIKDALFPNISAVNKIIKINNTPFKVVGVIEKQGSGFLGMFSMDGQIIMPLKAFESIIGEARNRMRIDIKVKDISRIEDVKEEIIAAMRTIRKVPPGKPDDFAVNQQEAIKDMYDKTVGVIALAGIAITALSLFVGAIGIMNIMFVSVTERTKEIGIRKAIGARRISILLQFLIEAAIICMIGGIIGILVSFPLSLIINQFLPTSMPIYIVILALLISATVGIISGMLPAIRASKLDPVESLRYE; encoded by the coding sequence ATGCAAAATTTTCTTATAGAACTAAAGGAACTTTTACTAATTGCATTAAGGGCAATTAGAGTTAATAAAATGCGCTCTGTTCTAACTACTCTTGGAATAATAATTGGAATAGTTGCGGTTACTACAATGTCAACAGCAATAGTTGGACTTCGTGAGGCTTTTATCAATTCGATCTCCTCACTCGGTAGTGATGTTTTGTATGTCGATAAATTTCCGTGGTTTATGAGTGGGAATTGGTATTTACTTCGCAACAGGAAAGATATAACATACGATCAGTACGAAAAATTAAGACAGATTTTTACTGATTACGAAGCTATGGCACCTAACAAAAGGAGCTTTGGAGTAAATGTTAAATATGAAGGTAAATCTGTTACCTCTACTTTAGTAACTGGAACTACAGAAGAATATTCCAGAACGAGCAATATTGTCCCCGAAGATGGAAGATTTTTTACAGAGTTTGAATCAAAAGCTGGCAGAAAGGTTTGTTTAATTGGCAAAGATATTAAGGATGCATTGTTTCCCAATATTTCGGCAGTAAATAAAATCATTAAGATAAACAACACACCTTTTAAGGTTGTTGGTGTGATAGAAAAGCAGGGCAGCGGCTTCTTGGGTATGTTTAGTATGGATGGACAAATTATTATGCCGCTTAAAGCTTTTGAGTCAATTATTGGAGAAGCTCGTAATAGAATGAGAATTGATATAAAAGTCAAAGATATTTCTAGAATTGAAGATGTAAAAGAAGAAATTATTGCTGCAATGAGGACTATACGCAAAGTTCCTCCTGGTAAACCTGATGATTTTGCAGTGAATCAGCAAGAGGCAATAAAAGATATGTATGATAAAACTGTTGGTGTTATTGCATTAGCGGGGATTGCAATTACTGCATTGTCCTTGTTCGTTGGTGCTATTGGTATTATGAACATTATGTTTGTATCGGTCACCGAAAGAACTAAAGAAATTGGTATTAGAAAAGCAATTGGTGCAAGAAGAATTTCAATTTTATTACAATTTCTAATTGAAGCTGCAATTATATGTATGATTGGGGGCATAATAGGTATACTAGTTTCTTTTCCATTAAGTTTGATTATCAATCAGTTTTTGCCCACTTCGATGCCAATTTACATTGTGATTTTAGCGCTTTTAATTTCTGCAACTGTAGGAATAATATCAGGTATGTTGCCTGCTATTAGAGCTTCAAAATTAGACCCAGTTGAATCTTTGAGGTACGAATGA
- a CDS encoding ABC transporter permease — translation MEILELFKVAFNSLRTNKLRSALTILGIVVGIFSIIAISTVIEMLQSSIEQGVSQLGQNTFQIQKWPPVRTGGPGEFAKYRNRPDITLEEFYALKEKLTQAKYVAAEQWSGGKRFTYGNKETNPNVSFAGVTPEAFPNNKWIIDKGRAINERDLQRYENVVVLGADIAKTLFDYIDPIGQIIKVDGHKLKVIGVLEKQGSFFGQSQDNFAITPLTTFQSFYGKRSRSINITVMSYGKDDYENLIEIAEGYFRTIRKLSPTEENDFSIFSNESVLTQINDITAGVRIGSYVVAAIALLAAGVGIMNIMLVSVTERTREIGIRKAIGAKKSNILTQFLIEAVALCLSGGIVGIILGIIAGNVAGSFLNASAVLPLDWIMIGVILCVVIGIGFGTYPAYKASNLDPIEALRYE, via the coding sequence ATGGAAATATTAGAATTATTTAAAGTCGCTTTCAATTCACTTAGAACTAATAAATTACGTTCAGCACTTACAATTTTAGGTATTGTTGTAGGTATTTTTTCAATTATTGCTATAAGTACTGTAATTGAAATGCTGCAAAGCAGTATTGAACAAGGTGTCTCTCAATTAGGGCAAAATACTTTTCAAATACAAAAATGGCCACCAGTTAGAACTGGTGGCCCTGGTGAATTTGCCAAATATAGAAACAGACCCGACATAACATTGGAAGAATTCTACGCATTAAAAGAAAAATTGACCCAAGCTAAGTATGTTGCAGCTGAACAATGGTCAGGCGGTAAAAGGTTTACTTATGGAAATAAAGAAACTAATCCTAATGTTTCATTTGCAGGTGTTACACCAGAAGCATTCCCAAATAACAAATGGATAATTGATAAAGGTAGAGCAATAAACGAAAGAGACTTGCAAAGATATGAAAATGTAGTTGTCCTTGGGGCAGATATTGCAAAGACTTTATTTGATTACATTGACCCTATCGGCCAAATAATAAAAGTAGATGGACATAAATTAAAAGTAATTGGTGTACTTGAAAAGCAAGGTAGCTTTTTTGGACAAAGCCAAGATAATTTTGCAATTACACCATTAACAACATTTCAATCCTTTTATGGCAAAAGAAGTAGAAGTATAAATATTACAGTTATGTCATATGGAAAAGACGATTACGAAAATCTTATTGAAATTGCTGAAGGTTATTTTAGAACAATAAGAAAATTGTCGCCTACAGAAGAAAATGATTTCTCAATATTTTCAAACGAATCCGTTCTTACCCAAATTAATGATATAACTGCCGGGGTTAGAATTGGCTCTTATGTTGTAGCAGCTATTGCGCTGCTTGCCGCAGGTGTTGGCATCATGAACATAATGCTTGTTTCAGTAACAGAAAGAACAAGAGAAATTGGAATACGTAAAGCTATTGGTGCTAAGAAGTCTAATATATTAACTCAATTTTTAATCGAGGCTGTTGCCTTGTGCCTAAGCGGTGGAATAGTTGGCATTATTTTGGGCATTATCGCCGGCAATGTTGCTGGTTCCTTTTTAAATGCTTCGGCTGTTTTGCCTTTAGATTGGATAATGATTGGCGTTATATTGTGTGTTGTTATTGGAATTGGATTCGGCACATATCCAGCTTATAAAGCTTCTAATCTTGATCCTATTGAAGCACTGAGATACGAATAA